Proteins encoded together in one Kitasatospora albolonga window:
- a CDS encoding phosphocarrier protein HPr → MAERRVNVGWAEGLHARPASIFVRAATASGVPVTIAKADGNPVNAASMLAVLGLGAQGGEEIVLASDADNAEAALDRLAKLVAEGLEELPETV, encoded by the coding sequence ATGGCTGAGCGCCGCGTAAACGTCGGTTGGGCCGAGGGCCTGCACGCCCGCCCCGCTTCCATCTTCGTCCGTGCCGCCACGGCTTCCGGCGTCCCCGTGACGATCGCCAAGGCCGACGGCAACCCGGTCAACGCCGCCTCCATGCTCGCGGTGCTGGGTCTGGGTGCGCAGGGCGGCGAGGAGATCGTGCTCGCGTCCGACGCGGACAACGCCGAGGCCGCCCTGGACCGCCTGGCGAAGCTGGTCGCCGAGGGTCTCGAGGAGC